From a single Brassica napus cultivar Da-Ae chromosome C9, Da-Ae, whole genome shotgun sequence genomic region:
- the LOC106424614 gene encoding mechanosensitive ion channel protein 10 produces the protein MDGSSNGMAERKSTNGGREVVINVPGEEASRVSVKMDSPETKSSSPEISKLIGGSPNKPPRPPNPSIEGLTQRKSFARSVYSKPKSRFVEPSRPVDTSTLEGDVKEPLGAVISISRGSPNNKSTRSVGSATPSKAADVEKDEDEEIYKKVKLSKEMRKRVSALTLVELAFFIAVLSALVASLTIDVLITYTVWGLEVWKWCVLVMVTFSGMLVTNWFMHLVVFLIETNFLLRRKVLYFVHGLKKSVQVFIWLSLILIAWVFLFNRDVDRSPTATKILTAITRTLISLLTGAFLWLVKTLLLKILAANFNVVNFFDRIQESVFHQYVLQTLSGPPLMEEAEKVGREPSTGHLSFTSVGKKGTVKGKKVIDMGKVHKMKREKVSAWTMRVLVEAVRTSGLSTISDTLDETAYGDAKEQAERGEITSEMEALAAAYHVFRNVAQPCFSYIEEEDLLRFMIKEEVDLVFPLFDGAAETGRITRKAFTEWVVKVYTSRKALAHSLNDTKTAVKQLNKLVTAILIVITIVIWLLLLEVATTKVLLFFSTQLVALAFIIGSTCKNLFESIVFVFVMHPFDVGDRCVVEGVPMLVEEMNLLSTVFLKLDNEKVYYPNSVLATKPISNYFRSPDMGETVEFSIAFSTPVSKIAHLKERIAEYLDQNPQHWSPIHTVVVKEIENMNKLKMALYSNHTITFQEYSERNIRRTAQSLAIKKMLEDLHIDYTLLPQQVLLTKLDKN, from the exons ATGGATGGTAGTAGCAATGGAATGGCAGAAAGAAAGAGCACCAACGGAGGAAGAGAAGTTGTTATCAATGTCCCAGGTGAAGAAGCATCAAGGGTTTCTGTTAAGATGGATTCACCAGAGACCAAGAGCTCCTCCCCTGAAATCTCTAAGCTTATTGGTGGTAGCCCAAACAAGCCTCCCAGACCTCCAAACCCAAGCATTGAAGGCTTAACTCAAAGAAAATCTTTTGCAAGGTCGGTTTACTCCAAACCAAAGTCCCGGTTTGTTGAACCATCTCGCCCTGTAGACACAAGCACCCTAGAAGGGGACGTTAAGGAGCCACTTGGTGCTGTTATTTCTATTAGTAGAGGTTCTCCCAACaacaaatccacaaggagcgtCGGTTCAGCAACACCGAGTAAAGCTGCTGACGTGGAGAAAGATGAAGACGAAGAAATCTACAAGAAGGTGAAGCTGAGCAAAGAGATGCGAAAAAGAGTAAGCGCACTAACATTAGTAGAGCTAGCTTTCTTTATAGCGGTGTTAAGCGCTCTGGTCGCTAGCTTAACCATCGACGTCCTGATAACTTACACCGTGTGGGGGCTAGAAGTGTGGAAATGGTGCGTCCTCGTGATGGTCACGTTCAGCGGGATGCTGGTGACTAACTGGTTCATGCATCTGGTCGTCTTCCTCATCGAAACAAACTTTCTTTTACGTAGAAAAGTTCTCTACTTCGTGCACGGCCTAAAGAAGAGCGTACAAGTCTTCATATGGCTCAGCTTGATCCTCATCGCTTGGGTGTTTCTCTTCAACCGCGACGTGGACCGTTCCCCAACAGCCACCAAGATCCTCACCGCTATCACACGTACTCTCATCTCCCTCCTCACCGGAGCCTTCCTCTGGCTGGTGAAAACGCTCTTGCTGAAAATCTTGGCGGCGAACTTCAACGTGGTTAACTTCTTCGACCGGATCCAAGAATCCGTTTTTCACCAGTACGTTCTGCAGACGCTCTCGGGGCCTCCGCTTATGGAGGAGGCGGAGAAGGTGGGGCGGGAGCCGAGCACGGGGCATTTGAGTTTCACGAGCGTTGGGAAGAAAGGGACGGTGAAAGGGAAGAAAGTGATTGATATGGGGAAGGTTCATAAGATGAAGCGTGAGAAAGTCTCTGCGTGGACGATGCGGGTTCTTGTGGAAGCGGTTAGGACGTCGGGTCTTTCTACGATCTCTGATACGTTGGATGAAACGGCGTATGGGGATGCGAAAGAGCAGGCTGAGAGGGGAGAGATTACTAGTGAAATGGAGGCTTTGGCTGCTGCTTATCATGTGTTTAGAAATGTTGCTCAGCCTTGCTTCAG TTACATAGAGGAAGAAGATTTGCTTAGGTTCATGATTAAAGAAGAGGTTGATCTTGTGTTCCCTTTGTTTGATGGTGCTGCTGAGAccgggagaatcaccagaaaagCATTCACAGAATGGGTG GTTAAGGTGTACACTAGCCGGAAAGCTTTGGCACATTCCTTAAACGACACAAAAACAGCGGTTAAGCAGCTAAACAAACTCGTGACAGCGATCTTGATCGTTATTACAATCGTCATTTGGCTGCTGCTACTCGAAGTAGCAACGACTAAGGTTTTGCTGTTCTTCTCCACTCAACTCGTGGCTCTGGCCTTTATAATCGGAAGCACTTGCAAGAATCTATTTGAGTCCATTGTGTTTGTCTTCGTTATGCATCCTTTTGATGTCGGTGATCGTTGCGTTGTCGAGGGTGTCCCG ATGCTGGTTGAAGAAATGAATCTGTTGTCGACGGTGTTCTTGAAACTTGACAACGAGAAAGTGTATTATCCGAACAGTGTTTTGGCCACGAAACCGATAAGCAACTACTTCAGAAGTCCAGATATGGGAGAAACTGTGGAGTTCTCTATCGCATTTTCGACACCAGTCTCTAAGATTGCACATCTCAAAGAAAGAATCGCTGA GTACTTGGACCAGAATCCGCAGCATTGGTCACCGATACACACGGTGGTGGTTAAGGAGATAGAGAACATGAACAAGTTGAAGATGGCTCTATACAGCAACCACACCATCACGTTTCAGGAATACAGCGAGAGGAATATTAGAAGAACAGCGCAGTCTTTGGCGATTAAGAAAATGTTGGAGGATCTTCACATTGATTACACTCTCCTTCCTCAACAAGTCCTTCTCACCAAGCTTgacaaaaactga
- the LOC106424499 gene encoding protein BIG GRAIN 1-like D, with product MHRSRNPSFSSTLLDEIYNSIDHKTHKTQSFTGSVNTTKKQSISVTRPVPDRKIHKDRFFSSVSSSSDSNSSFFSSSDTEPSHPKKKSSSRPLCFGPSKTTKPRKTEDQTLFHQNRAFRVSEDNDYDKSEHTRTRRSSSNQKKPKTPASPGVRIVNFINSLFSSNNGSKGHPKKASCDDSAFVRKPADYYYPSTTCSSASSFSRSCLNRSSEKSSDRVKRSVRFSPVNVIVPESRSYVEEEDYLSNGYVRKSVKKNVEGRRSVEEIAREVLRDYHKNHDNGLVKINDFEDYEDDDDVASDSSSDLFELDLVGTHHHNLYGDELPVYETTFAGLIL from the coding sequence ATGCATAGATCCAGAAACCCGTCATTCTCCTCCACTCTCCTCGACGAAATCTACAATTCCATCGATCATAAAACCCACAAAACCCAATCTTTTACCGGGTCTGTCAACACTACCAAGAAACAGAGCATCAGCGTAACCAGACCGGTTCCTGACCGGAAAATACACAAAGATCGGTTCTTTAGCTCCGTGTCGTCTTCCTCTGATTCCAACTCCAGTTTCTTCTCGTCTTCCGACACAGAACCATCTCACCCTAAGAAGAAATCTTCTTCAAGACCGTTATGTTTCGGCCCATCTAAGACGACAAAGCCAAGAAAAACAGAGGATCAAACTCTGTTTCACCAAAACAGAGCATTTCGAGTTTCAGAAGACAACGATTACGATAAGAGTGAACACACTAGAACCAGAAGATCTAGTAGTAATCAGAAGAAGCCCAAAACTCCAGCTTCACCTGGTGTACGGATCGTTAACTTCATCAACTCGTTATTCAGCAGCAACAACGGTTCCAAAGGTCATCCGAAGAAGGCGAGCTGCGACGACTCAGCATTCGTTAGGAAACCAGCTGATTATTACTATCCATCGACGACGTGTTCTTCGGCTTCTTCCTTCTCGAGGTCGTGTCTGAACAGAAGCTCCGAGAAATCATCTGACCGTGTCAAAAGAAGCGTCAGGTTTTCTCCGGTTAACGTGATCGTCCCCGAGAGCAGATCCTACGTCGAAGAAGAAGATTACCTCAGCAACGGTTATGTCAGAAAGTCAGTGAAGAAGAATGTGGAAGGGAGGAGGTCAGTGGAGGAGATTGCGAGAGAGGTTTTGAGAGATTATCACAAGAATCATGATAACGGTTTGGTCAAGATTAATGATTTCGAGGATTACGAAGATGATGACGATGTAGCGAGTGATTCGAGTTCGGATTTGTTTGAGCTGGACTTAGTTGGAACTCATCATCACAATCTGTACGGAGATGAACTTCCCGTGTATGAAACCACTTTTGCTGGTTTGATCTTGTGA
- the LOC106424492 gene encoding omega-amidase, chloroplastic isoform X3 — protein MKSAVAVSSSLLNLKNLLIPNTRRRRLTSLTSVLLPKLSLKSITNHTAVKLLPSSATSGLRFISSSSMASSFKPEQARVPSALPLPAPPLTKEMWNTPYTKGSFRVFAEDVDAGGDASPSTAMLSEVSKRLKITIIGGSIPEKSGGRLYNTCCVFGSDGELKAKHRKIHLFDIDIPGKITYMESRTFSAGETPTVVDTDVGRIGIGICYDIRFQELAMMYAARGAHLLCYPGAFNMTTGPLHWELLQRARATDNQLYVATCSSARDYGYCYVAWGHSSLVGPFGEIIATTEHEEAIIIAEIDYSFLEQRRSNLPLNKQRRGDLYQLVDIQRLNKQMNAAEVVHVEM, from the exons ATGAAGTCAGCAGTAGCAGTTTCATCGTCACTCCTCAATTTGAAGAATCTGTTAATCCCTAATACTCGTCGTCGTCGCTTAACCTCCCTCACATCTGTTCTCCTCCCTAAATTGTCACTGAAGTCGATCACCAATCACACCGCAGTTAAACTCCTCCCATCTTCGGCAACCTCAGGTCTAAGAttcatctcctcctcctccatggCATCCTCTTTCAAACCCGAACAAGCTAGAGTTCCCTCCGCTCTTCCCCTCCCAGCTCCTCCGTTGACCAAA GAAATGTGGAACACTCCTTATACCAAAGGTAGTTTCCGAGTTTTTGCGGAAGACGTTGATGCAGGTGGTGACGCTTCTCCTTCCACCGCAATGCTCTCTGAAGTTTCCAAACGTCTCAAGATTACGATCATTGGTGGCTCTATACCTGAAAAATCCGGGGGTCGTTTGTACAACACTTGCTGCGTCTTTGGTTCCGATGGAGAGCTAAAAGCTAAGCATCGAAAG ATACATTTATTTGACATAGACATTCCCGGGAAGATTACTTACATGGAATCTAGAACTTTTAGTGCTGGAGAGACACCAACAGTCGTTGACACAG ATGTGGGGCGTATTGGAATAGGCATCTGCTATGATATCCGGTTCCAGGAGTTAGCTATGATGTATGCTGCAAGAG GGGCTCATTTGCTATGCTACCCAGGAGCCTTTAATATGACAACTGGACCGCTGCACTGGGAATTACTACAAAGAGCAAG GGCTACGGATAATCAG TTATATGTAGCGACATGCTCATCTGCCAGAGATTACGGATATTGCTACGTTGCTTGGGGCCACTCTTCACTCGTCGGGCCT TTTGGAGAAATTATAGCGACAACTGAGCATGAGGAAGCAATTATCATAGCAGAGATTGATTACTCTTTCCTTGAACAACGAAG ATCAAATCTTCCGTTGAATAAACAGCGGCGGGGAGATCTCTACCAGCTTGTAGACATACAGCGTCTGAACAAACAAATGAATGCAGCAGAAGTTGTACATGTTGAGATGTAG
- the LOC106424492 gene encoding omega-amidase, chloroplastic isoform X1, with the protein MKSAVAVSSSLLNLKNLLIPNTRRRRLTSLTSVLLPKLSLKSITNHTAVKLLPSSATSGLRFISSSSMASSFKPEQARVPSALPLPAPPLTKFNMGLCQLSVTTDKKRNISHAKDAIEEAASKGAKLVLLSEMWNTPYTKGSFRVFAEDVDAGGDASPSTAMLSEVSKRLKITIIGGSIPEKSGGRLYNTCCVFGSDGELKAKHRKIHLFDIDIPGKITYMESRTFSAGETPTVVDTDVGRIGIGICYDIRFQELAMMYAARGAHLLCYPGAFNMTTGPLHWELLQRARATDNQLYVATCSSARDYGYCYVAWGHSSLVGPFGEIIATTEHEEAIIIAEIDYSFLEQRRSNLPLNKQRRGDLYQLVDIQRLNKQMNAAEVVHVEM; encoded by the exons ATGAAGTCAGCAGTAGCAGTTTCATCGTCACTCCTCAATTTGAAGAATCTGTTAATCCCTAATACTCGTCGTCGTCGCTTAACCTCCCTCACATCTGTTCTCCTCCCTAAATTGTCACTGAAGTCGATCACCAATCACACCGCAGTTAAACTCCTCCCATCTTCGGCAACCTCAGGTCTAAGAttcatctcctcctcctccatggCATCCTCTTTCAAACCCGAACAAGCTAGAGTTCCCTCCGCTCTTCCCCTCCCAGCTCCTCCGTTGACCAAA TTCAACATGGGATTGTGTCAGCTATCGGTCACAACTGACAAAAAGAGGAACATTTCTCACGCTAAGGACGCCATCGAAGAAGCTGCTTCCAAGGGAGCTAAGCTTGTTCTCTTATCC GAAATGTGGAACACTCCTTATACCAAAGGTAGTTTCCGAGTTTTTGCGGAAGACGTTGATGCAGGTGGTGACGCTTCTCCTTCCACCGCAATGCTCTCTGAAGTTTCCAAACGTCTCAAGATTACGATCATTGGTGGCTCTATACCTGAAAAATCCGGGGGTCGTTTGTACAACACTTGCTGCGTCTTTGGTTCCGATGGAGAGCTAAAAGCTAAGCATCGAAAG ATACATTTATTTGACATAGACATTCCCGGGAAGATTACTTACATGGAATCTAGAACTTTTAGTGCTGGAGAGACACCAACAGTCGTTGACACAG ATGTGGGGCGTATTGGAATAGGCATCTGCTATGATATCCGGTTCCAGGAGTTAGCTATGATGTATGCTGCAAGAG GGGCTCATTTGCTATGCTACCCAGGAGCCTTTAATATGACAACTGGACCGCTGCACTGGGAATTACTACAAAGAGCAAG GGCTACGGATAATCAG TTATATGTAGCGACATGCTCATCTGCCAGAGATTACGGATATTGCTACGTTGCTTGGGGCCACTCTTCACTCGTCGGGCCT TTTGGAGAAATTATAGCGACAACTGAGCATGAGGAAGCAATTATCATAGCAGAGATTGATTACTCTTTCCTTGAACAACGAAG ATCAAATCTTCCGTTGAATAAACAGCGGCGGGGAGATCTCTACCAGCTTGTAGACATACAGCGTCTGAACAAACAAATGAATGCAGCAGAAGTTGTACATGTTGAGATGTAG
- the LOC106424492 gene encoding omega-amidase, chloroplastic isoform X2 produces the protein MKSAVAVSSSLLNLKNLLIPNTRRRRLTSLTSVLLPKLSLKSITNHTAVKLLPSSATSGLRFISSSSMASSFKPEQARVPSALPLPAPPLTKFNMGLCQLSVTTDKKRNISHAKDAIEEAASKGAKLVLLSEMWNTPYTKGSFRVFAEDVDAGGDASPSTAMLSEVSKRLKITIIGGSIPEKSGGRLYNTCCVFGSDGELKAKHRKIHLFDIDIPGKITYMESRTFSAGETPTVVDTDVGRIGIGICYDIRFQELAMMYAARGAHLLCYPGAFNMTTGPLHWELLQRARATDNQLYVATCSSARDYGYCYVAWGHSSLVGPFGEIIATTEHEEAIIIAEIDYSFLEQRSGGEISTSL, from the exons ATGAAGTCAGCAGTAGCAGTTTCATCGTCACTCCTCAATTTGAAGAATCTGTTAATCCCTAATACTCGTCGTCGTCGCTTAACCTCCCTCACATCTGTTCTCCTCCCTAAATTGTCACTGAAGTCGATCACCAATCACACCGCAGTTAAACTCCTCCCATCTTCGGCAACCTCAGGTCTAAGAttcatctcctcctcctccatggCATCCTCTTTCAAACCCGAACAAGCTAGAGTTCCCTCCGCTCTTCCCCTCCCAGCTCCTCCGTTGACCAAA TTCAACATGGGATTGTGTCAGCTATCGGTCACAACTGACAAAAAGAGGAACATTTCTCACGCTAAGGACGCCATCGAAGAAGCTGCTTCCAAGGGAGCTAAGCTTGTTCTCTTATCC GAAATGTGGAACACTCCTTATACCAAAGGTAGTTTCCGAGTTTTTGCGGAAGACGTTGATGCAGGTGGTGACGCTTCTCCTTCCACCGCAATGCTCTCTGAAGTTTCCAAACGTCTCAAGATTACGATCATTGGTGGCTCTATACCTGAAAAATCCGGGGGTCGTTTGTACAACACTTGCTGCGTCTTTGGTTCCGATGGAGAGCTAAAAGCTAAGCATCGAAAG ATACATTTATTTGACATAGACATTCCCGGGAAGATTACTTACATGGAATCTAGAACTTTTAGTGCTGGAGAGACACCAACAGTCGTTGACACAG ATGTGGGGCGTATTGGAATAGGCATCTGCTATGATATCCGGTTCCAGGAGTTAGCTATGATGTATGCTGCAAGAG GGGCTCATTTGCTATGCTACCCAGGAGCCTTTAATATGACAACTGGACCGCTGCACTGGGAATTACTACAAAGAGCAAG GGCTACGGATAATCAG TTATATGTAGCGACATGCTCATCTGCCAGAGATTACGGATATTGCTACGTTGCTTGGGGCCACTCTTCACTCGTCGGGCCT TTTGGAGAAATTATAGCGACAACTGAGCATGAGGAAGCAATTATCATAGCAGAGATTGATTACTCTTTCCTTGAACAACGAAG CGGCGGGGAGATCTCTACCAGCTTGTAG
- the LOC106424568 gene encoding putative inactive serine/threonine-protein kinase At5g11400 isoform X3: MGNVLKPQDPLSFAYEPLLSPPVDAENASLRVFSCVKELKKATKNFEKERVVDGEDGSVRTFYKASIDDTSSRTKTRISVSVMECVQDSLEAIEAWKEEVKSLGEHSHPNIVKFLGYCCEDTKSLLVFEYLHNGTLDHHIYGKNEVLSWATRVKIANGIAQGVAFLHSFNNSSLYFELRMHNIMLDEE; this comes from the exons ATGGGAAATGTTCTAAAGCCTCAAGATCCTCTTTCATTTGCTTACGAGCCTCTCCTCAGCCCACCAG TGGATGCAGAGAACGCGAGTCTGAGAGTCTTCAGCTGTGTCAAGGAATTGAAGAAAGCAACCAAGAACTTCGAAAAAGAGAGGGTTGTAGACGGTGAGGATGGCTCAGTTCGAACATTCTACAAGGCCTCCATCGATGATACCTCATCAAGAACTAAAACTAGAATCTCTGTTTCTGTCATGGAATGTGTTCAAGATAGTTTAGAGGCTATAGAGGCGTGGAAG GAAGAGGTGAAGTCTCTAGGAGAACATTCTCATCCAAACATAGTGAAATTTTTGGGTTACTGTTGTGAAGATACCAAATCACTATTGGTATTCGAATACTTGCACAACGGAACTTTGGATCATCACATCTACGGAA AAAATGAGGTCTTGTCATGGGCAACACGGGTTAAGATAGCCAATGGAATAGCACAAGGTGTTGCTTTTCTCCACTCATTCAACAACTCCTCGCTTTATTTTGAACTCAGAATGCATAACATTATGCTTGACGAG GAGTGA
- the LOC106424571 gene encoding 17.6 kDa class II heat shock protein gives MDFGRFPIISILEDMLEVPEEHSEKGRSNPWRAYVRDQKAMAATPADVIEHPDAYAFVVDMPGIKGDEIKVQVESDNLLVVSGERKRENKEKEGVKYVRMERRMGKFMRKFQLPENADLEKISASCNDGVLKVTVGKLPPPEPKKPKTIQVQVA, from the coding sequence ATGGATTTCGGAAGGTTCCCGATCATCTCCATCCTCGAAGACATGCTCGAAGTCCCCGAAGAGCACAGCGAGAAGGGCCGCAGCAACCCGTGGAGAGCTTACGTGAGAGACCAGAAGGCGATGGCGGCTACGCCAGCTGACGTCATCGAGCATCCCGACGCGTACGCTTTCGTGGTGGACATGCCTGGGATCAAAGGAGACGAGATCAAGGTTCAGGTCGAGAGCGATAACTTGCTCGTGGTGAgcggagagaggaagagagagaacaAGGAGAAAGAGGGAGTGAAGTATGTGAGGATGGAGAGGAGGATGGGGAAGTTCATGAGGAAGTTTCAGTTGCCTGAGAATGcggatttggagaagatctCTGCTTCTTGTAATGACGGTGTGTTGAAAGTGACTGTCGGGAAGCTTCCTCCTCCTGAGCCTAAAAAGCCGAAGACTATCCAGGTCCAAGTGGCTTGA
- the LOC106424568 gene encoding putative inactive serine/threonine-protein kinase At5g11400 isoform X2, which translates to MGNVLKPQDPLSFAYEPLLSPPVDAENASLRVFSCVKELKKATKNFEKERVVDGEDGSVRTFYKASIDDTSSRTKTRISVSVMECVQDSLEAIEAWKEEVKSLGEHSHPNIVKFLGYCCEDTKSLLVFEYLHNGTLDHHIYGKNEVLSWATRVKIANGIAQGVAFLHSFNNSSLYFELRMHNIMLDEVVLEWIPMFSHLV; encoded by the exons ATGGGAAATGTTCTAAAGCCTCAAGATCCTCTTTCATTTGCTTACGAGCCTCTCCTCAGCCCACCAG TGGATGCAGAGAACGCGAGTCTGAGAGTCTTCAGCTGTGTCAAGGAATTGAAGAAAGCAACCAAGAACTTCGAAAAAGAGAGGGTTGTAGACGGTGAGGATGGCTCAGTTCGAACATTCTACAAGGCCTCCATCGATGATACCTCATCAAGAACTAAAACTAGAATCTCTGTTTCTGTCATGGAATGTGTTCAAGATAGTTTAGAGGCTATAGAGGCGTGGAAG GAAGAGGTGAAGTCTCTAGGAGAACATTCTCATCCAAACATAGTGAAATTTTTGGGTTACTGTTGTGAAGATACCAAATCACTATTGGTATTCGAATACTTGCACAACGGAACTTTGGATCATCACATCTACGGAA AAAATGAGGTCTTGTCATGGGCAACACGGGTTAAGATAGCCAATGGAATAGCACAAGGTGTTGCTTTTCTCCACTCATTCAACAACTCCTCGCTTTATTTTGAACTCAGAATGCATAACATTATGCTTGACGAG GTGGTTTTAGAATGGATACCGATGTTTTCGCATTTGGTGTGA
- the LOC106424568 gene encoding putative inactive serine/threonine-protein kinase At5g11400 isoform X1, whose protein sequence is MGNVLKPQDPLSFAYEPLLSPPVDAENASLRVFSCVKELKKATKNFEKERVVDGEDGSVRTFYKASIDDTSSRTKTRISVSVMECVQDSLEAIEAWKEEVKSLGEHSHPNIVKFLGYCCEDTKSLLVFEYLHNGTLDHHIYGKNEVLSWATRVKIANGIAQGVAFLHSFNNSSLYFELRMHNIMLDEEHNAKLFFTLQQTKNVWKIA, encoded by the exons ATGGGAAATGTTCTAAAGCCTCAAGATCCTCTTTCATTTGCTTACGAGCCTCTCCTCAGCCCACCAG TGGATGCAGAGAACGCGAGTCTGAGAGTCTTCAGCTGTGTCAAGGAATTGAAGAAAGCAACCAAGAACTTCGAAAAAGAGAGGGTTGTAGACGGTGAGGATGGCTCAGTTCGAACATTCTACAAGGCCTCCATCGATGATACCTCATCAAGAACTAAAACTAGAATCTCTGTTTCTGTCATGGAATGTGTTCAAGATAGTTTAGAGGCTATAGAGGCGTGGAAG GAAGAGGTGAAGTCTCTAGGAGAACATTCTCATCCAAACATAGTGAAATTTTTGGGTTACTGTTGTGAAGATACCAAATCACTATTGGTATTCGAATACTTGCACAACGGAACTTTGGATCATCACATCTACGGAA AAAATGAGGTCTTGTCATGGGCAACACGGGTTAAGATAGCCAATGGAATAGCACAAGGTGTTGCTTTTCTCCACTCATTCAACAACTCCTCGCTTTATTTTGAACTCAGAATGCATAACATTATGCTTGACGAG GAACACAATGCAAAACTGTTTTTTACCttgcaacaaacaaaaaatgtcTGGAAAATTGCTTGA